The following coding sequences lie in one Apostichopus japonicus isolate 1M-3 chromosome 13, ASM3797524v1, whole genome shotgun sequence genomic window:
- the LOC139979030 gene encoding sucrase-isomaltase, intestinal-like, whose product MPSREFEIKNDDSLEVEPIASTISLIVGNALLVLVIAVMVAVICNTHPDYTHRFDCGPDRDGVDKATCERRGCIWSWPIKSGPPACFFPPNGYITYNMTDISPYPWGYRVQLRKRTEMPDFFDGGLETLWIDVELQTKYRLHIKIYDPENKRFEVPISLPRRPLIAAEDPLYNVSVTEEPFSFQVIRTDTNTVVFDTSVGVMIFEDQFLQLSTKLPSHNIYGFGEHAHDDFRRDLNWKRWGSFARDEKTEGTANLYGTHPFYLCLENDSNAHGVFLNNANGQDVSFQPNPALTYRHIGGVFDFYMFFGPTPEDVISQYTEAIGRPYFPPYWALGFHLSKYGYNSLDKVKEVVARMRMYNIAHDVQYGDIDYMDRKRDFTIDDQRYGKVAFKDFVKKIKEEGTKYIVVLDPAIAANETTGTYRPYDDGVEKNVFIHDENGEIIYGKVWPVYPGLRIDDSKPWDFQIKTYRGYVAFPDFQRKQTKEWWIREVVDFHDKIDFDAIWIDMTEPANFLDGSVNGCSKNKYDYPPYHPHIWGETMADQTLCMSAIQNLDEFNTTVHYNMHNLYGWSQTMATLRAARAATGKRSLVINRSTYPGSGKYSGHWLGDNFSIWLHMRRSIIGILDFNLFGIPFVGADICGLFLDVTEPLCRRWSQLGNFYTFSRNHNGLIYRDQDPAAFGREYAEEMKKLLAIRYTLLPYLYTLQYKATAYGHTVTRPLMFEFTSDSETWGIDRQFLWGPGFMIIPVLEEGAGSVNAYIPKARWYDWYTGREIDRENTGRWINIPASDYHIPLYIRGGQILPTQQPANSTKFSRQHPFGLIVALSDSQSAVGTLFWDDGTSVDTIENGEYYKIEYVVCQGSNLTANISNSYGTLLDNLRLDTVKFHGLITSPSVVQLNSVALNDSQWTFNDVTKTLNITDLQHPMSEQFLLSWH is encoded by the exons ATGCCGTCCAGAGAGTTTGAAATTAAGAATGATGATTCTTTGGAAGTAGAACCGATCGCTAGTACGATATCTTTGATTGTTGGTAACGCACTCCTTGTTCTCGTAATCGCCGTTATGGTGGCGGTTATCTGTAATACTCACCCAGACTACACCCATCGTTTTGATTGTGGACCGGATCGTGACGGTGTCGATAAAGCAACTTGTGAAAGAAGAGGTTGTATTTGGAGTTGGCCAATCAAGTCGGGTCCACCTGCTTGTTTCTTCCCGCCCAATGGATACATCACCTACAACATGACTGATATCTCACCGTATCCATGGGGATACAGGGTACAACTGAGAAAACGAACGGAAATGCCGGACTTTTTCGATGGAGGACTGGAAACTCTCTGGATTGATGTAGAGCTGCAAACCAAGTATCGTCTCCATATTAAG ATTTATGATCCTGAGAACAAGCGGTTTGAGGTCCCGATATCTTTACCTCGTCGACCCCTTATAGCAGCAGAGGATCCTCTGTATAATGTATCTGTTACCGAAGAACCCTTCTCTTTCCAAGTTATCAGAACAGACACGAACACTGTCGT ttttgaTACTTCTGTTGGTGTGATGATTTTTGAAGATCAGTTCTTGCAGTTGTCGACCAAACTCCCGTCTCATAATATCTACGGTTTTGGTGAACACGCGCATGACGACTTCCGTCGGGACTTAAACTGGAAAAGATGGGGAAGCTTTGCCAGAGACGAAAAAACTGAA GGAACGGCGAATTTGTACGGAACTCATCCTTTTTATCTTTGCCTGGAAAACGATTCAAACGCCCACGGCGTGTTCTTGAATAACGCCAATGGACAAG ATGTTTCTTTCCAGCCCAACCCAGCTCTTACATATAGACATATCGGAGGCGTCTTtgatttttatatgtttttcgGACCAACTCCAGAAGATGTCATTTCACAGTACACAGAG GCCATAGGAAGACCTTACTTTCCACCCTACTGGGCTCTGGGATTTCATCTCTCTAAATACGGATACAACAGCCTCGATAAAGTCAAGGAAGTTGTGGCAAGGATGAGGATGTACAACATCGCACAT GATGTGCAATATGGTGATATCGATTATATGGACAGAAAAAGAGATTTTACAATCGATGACCAAAGATATGGAAAGGTCGCTTTTAAAGATTTCGTAAAAAAGATCAAGGAAGAGGGAACCAAATATATTGTTGTATTA GACCCTGCCATAGCTGCTAACGAGACCACTGGTACCTACCGTCCTTATGATGATGGGGTGGAAAAGAACGTCTTTATTCATGACGAAAACGGCGAAATCATATATGGAAAG GTTTGGCCAGTTTATCCTGGTTTACGAATTGACGACAGTAAACCATGGGATTTTCAAATCAAA ACGTACCGAGGTTACGTTGCATTTCCAGATTTCCAGCGGAAACAAACTAAGGAATGGTGGATCAGAGAGGTGGTAGATTTTCACGACAAAATTGACTTCGATGCTATCTGGATT GACATGACTGAACCAGCAAATTTTCTTGACGGATCTGTGAACGGCTGCTCGAAAAACAAATACGACTACCCACCATACCATCCTC aCATTTGGGGCGAAACCATGGCAGACCAGACACTATGCATGAGCGCGATCCAAAATTTAGACGAATTTAATACGACGGTTCATTACAATATGCACAACCTGTATGGATGGAGTCAGACCATGGCCACGTTACG TGCCGCCAGGGCAGCGACCGGAAAGCGTAGTTTGGTCATCAACAGATCCACGTATCCAGGAAGTGGAAAGTACAGTGGTCATTGGCTGGGAGATAATTTTTCGATATGGTTGCACATGCGCAGATCAATCATTG GAATATTggattttaatttgtttggaaTTCCTTTT GTCGGTGCAGATATCTGTGGTCTATTCTTAGACGTAACTGAACCACTATGTCGCCGGTGGTCGCAGCTTGGTAATTTCTACACGTTTTCCCGTAACCACAACGGTTTGATTTACAGA GACCAAGATCCGGCTGCGTTTGGCCGGGAATATGctgaagaaatgaagaaattatTAGCCATCCGTTATACTCTATTACCCTACTTGTATACACTGCAGTACAAAGCTACAGCATATGGTCACACTGTCACCAGGCCTTTAATGTTTGA ATTTACCTCTGATTCTGAGACCTGGGGAATCGATCGTCAATTTCTCTGGGGCCCTGGATTTATGATAATCCCAGTGCTCGAGgag GGTGCCGGTTCCGTGAATGCTTATATCCCGAAGGCTCGTTGGTACGACTGGTATACC GGACGAGAAATTGATCGGGAGAACACCGGAAGATGGATCAACATCCCAGCTTCGGATTACCACATCCCTCTCTACATCAGAGGTGGCCAAATCCTCCCAACGCAACAACCAGCAAACTCTACAAAATTCag TCGTCAACATCCATTCGGTTTAATTGTTGCTCTTAGTGACTCGCAAAGTGCTGTGGGAACATTGTTCTGGGATGATGGAACGAGTGTCG ATACTATTGAAAATGGTGAATATTACAAGATAGAATATGTGGTGTGTCAA GGCAGCAACTTGACCGCAAACATATCGAATAGTTACGGAACACTCTTGGACAATCTTAGGCTGGACACTGTTAAATTTCACGGTCTGATAACTAGTCCTTCAGTGGTTCAGCTCAACAGTGTCGCACTCAATGATTCACAATGGACCTTTAATGACGTAACCAAA ACTTTGAATATCACTGATCTCCAACATCCGATGTCAGAACAATTCCTGCTTTCCTGGCACTGA